One genomic region from Podarcis raffonei isolate rPodRaf1 chromosome Z, rPodRaf1.pri, whole genome shotgun sequence encodes:
- the TRIM32 gene encoding E3 ubiquitin-protein ligase TRIM32, with product MAAAPHLNVDALREVLECPICMECFTEEHLRPKLLHCGHTICKQCTEKLLANSINGIRCPFCSKVTRITSLAQLTDNLTVLKIIDTAGLSETVGILMCKACGRRLPKHFCKSCGMVLCESCKEAEHVQQGHGVVAIKEAADERRREFGARLGQLRELMGDLQKRKATLEGVSKDLQVRYKAVLQEYGKEERKVQEELARSRKFFTTSLSEVEKVNSQIMEEQAYLLNIAEVQIVSRCDYFLAKIKQGDIALLEEEGDEEEPELMNSLPKELTLQEVELLKVGHVGPLQIGQVVKKPRSINVEESQVEMVAVASVSFREANVADAEVSSLPSCSSPTKPRMPEAAASIQQCNFLKKMGSKGSTPGTFNLPVSLHVTPQGEVLVADRGNFRIQVFTRKGFLKEIRRSPSGIDSFVLSFLGADLPNLTPLSVTMNCNGLIGVTDSYDNSVKVYTMDGHCVACHRSQLSKPWGITALPSGQFVVTDVEGGKLWCFTVDRSIGVVKYSCLCSAVRPKFVTCDTEGTIYFTQGLGLNLENRQHEHHLEGGFSIGSVGPDGHLGRQISHFFSENEDFRCIAGMCVDARGDLIVADSSRKEILHFPKGGGYNILIREGLTCPVGIAITPKGQLLVLDCWDHCIKIYSYHLRRYSTP from the coding sequence ATGGCTGCTGCCCCTCATCTCAATGTGGACGCACTCCGTGAAGTCTTGGAATGCCCCATCTGCATGGAATGTTTTACCGAAGAGCACCTAAGGCCGAAACTGCTGCACTGTGGGCATACCATCTGCAAACAGTGCACTGAAAAGCTCCTGGCCAACAGCATCAACGGGATACGCTGTCCCTTCTGCAGCAAAGTCACGAGGATCACCAGCTTGGCTCAGCTGACGGACAACCTGACCGTGCTGAAGATCATTGACACAGCGGGACTCAGCGAAACCGTTGGCATCCTCATGTGCAAGGCTTGTGGGCGGAGGCTCCCCAAGCACTTCTGCAAGAGCTGTGGCATGGTCTTGTGTGAATCGTGCAAAGAAGCTGAGCATGTGCAGCAGGGGCATGGCGTGGTTGCTATCAAAGAGGCAGCCGACGAACGGAGAAGGGAATTTGGGGCCCGGCTCGGCCAGCTGCGAGAGCTCATGGGCGACCTGCAGAAAAGGAAGGCAACTTTGGAAGGAGTTTCGAAGGACCTTCAAGTAAGGTACAAAGCCGTCCTGCAGGAGTATGGGAAAGAGGAGCGCAAAGTCCAAGAGGAGCTTGCTAGGTCCCGAAAGTTCTTTACCACTTCCCTCTCTGAGGTAGAGAAAGTGAACAGCCAGATCATGGAGGAGCAGGCTTACCTGCTGAACATCGCCGAGGTGCAGATTGTGTCACGGTGTGACTACTTCCTTGCCAAAATCAAACAGGGAGACATAGCCCTCTTAGAGGAAGAGGGTGATGAAGAGGAACCTGAACTGATGAACAGCCTCCCCAAAGAGCTGACCCTGCAAGAAGTTGAGCTCCTCAAGGTAGGCCATGTTGGGCCGCTGCAGATTGGACAAGTGGTTAAAAAACCCAGGAGCATCAATGTGGAGGAATCGCAGGTGGAGATGGTGGCAGTGGCCTCTGTCTCCTTCAGGGAGGCAAACGTGGCTGACGCAGAGGTCAGCTCGCTGCCCAGTTGCTCCTCACCCACCAAACCACGCATGCCAGAGGCAGCAGCCAGCATCCAGCAGTGCAACTTCCTCAAGAAGATGGGCTCTAAAGGCAGCACTCCAGGGACTTTCAACCTACCTGTCAGCCTGCACGTCACCCCTCAGGGGGAGGTGCTTGTAGCAGATCGCGGAAACTTCCGAATCCAAGTCTTTACCCGCAAGGGCTTCCTAAAGGAGATCCGCCGGAGTCCCAGTGGCATTGACAGCTTTGTGCTCAGCTTTCTCGGAGCAGATCTGCCCAACCTGACTCCTTTGTCTGTCACCATGAACTGCAATGGACTGATTGGCGTGACCGACAGCTACGACAACTCTGTGAAGGTATACACGATGGACGGGCACTGTGTGGCGTGCCACAGGAGCCAGCTAAGCAAGCCGTGGGGCATCACTGCCCTCCCATCGGGGCAGTTTGTAGTGACGGATGTGGAAGGGGGGAAGCTTTGGTGCTTCACAGTAGACCGCAGCATTGGGGTTGTGAAGTACAGTTGCCTGTGTAGCGCTGTGCGCCCCAAGTTCGTGACTTGCGACACCGAAGGGACTATCTACTTCACCCAGGGGCTGGGCTTGAACCTTGAAAACCGCCAACACGAGCACCACTTGGAAGGAGGCTTTTCGATTGGTTCCGTTGGCCCAGATGGCCATCTTGGCCGGCAGATCAGCCATTTCTTCTCGGAGAATGAGGACTTCCGGTGCATCGCAGGGATGTGCGTGGACGCCCGGGGGGACCTGATCGTTGCAGACAGCAGCCGGAAGGAAATACTGCATTTTCCAAAAGGGGGTGGCTATAACATCTTAATCCGGGAGGGACTCACGTGCCCTGTTGGCATAGCCATCACCCCCAAGGGACAGCTCTTGGTCTTGGACTGTTGGGATCATTGCATTAAGATCTACAGTTACCACCTGAGGAGGTACTCCACACCTTAA